One Corvus cornix cornix isolate S_Up_H32 chromosome 10, ASM73873v5, whole genome shotgun sequence genomic region harbors:
- the SEMA6D gene encoding semaphorin-6D isoform X2, with protein sequence METNTGVSSELRPCRGGGQLRARPPAENNAQVAEPCCRQGRAPPGPAMRLPALCALVTLLLSLSRCRAGSFPEDEDPINVVDYHYSRQYPVFRGRPSGNESQHRLDFQLMLKIRDTLYITGRDQVYTVNLNEVPKSEVTPSKKLTWRSKQQDRENCAMKGKHKDECHNFIKVFVPRNDEMVFVCGTNAFNPMCRYYRLNTLEYDGEEISGLARCPFDARQTNVALFADGKLYSATVADFLASDAVIYRSMGDGSALRTIKYDSKWIKEPHFLHAIEYGNYVYFFFREIAVEHNTLGKAVYSRVARICKNDMGGSQRVLEKHWTSFLKARLNCSVPGDSFFYFDVLQSITDIIEINGVPTVVGVFTTQLNSIPGSAVCAFSMDDIEKVFKGRFKEQKTPDSVWTAVPEDKVPKPRPGCCAKHGLAEAYKTSIDFPDETLSFIKSHPLMDSAVPSVTEEPWFTKTRVRYRLTAIAVDHAAGPYQNYTVIFVGSEAGVVLKILAKTRPFSLNDSVLLEEIEAYNHAKCNAESEEDRRVISLQLDRDHHALFVAFSSCVVRIPLSRCERHGSCKKACIASRDPYCGWLDHEACGRVTPGMLTGGYVQDVEYGNTAQLGDCHEILPTTATPDYKIFGDPTSDMEFSSASITTMASIPVISPKVIGSWKPKVTGSRKFVVQDDPNTSDYSDPLSGVPKGVRWEVQSGESNQMVHMNVLITCVFAAFVLGAFIAGVAVYCYRDIFVRKSRKIHKDAESAQSCTDSSGSFAKLNGLFDSPVKEYQQNIDSPKLYTNLLTSRKELPPNGDTKSMMMDHRGQPPELAALPTPESTPVLQQKTLQAMKSQSDKAHGNLNASRKETPLKSPQFFPSSPPPHSPLSHGHIPSAIVLPNATHDYNTSFSNSNAHKADKKVQHIDHPLTKSSSKRDHRRSVDSRNTLNDFLKHLNETTNNPKAIMGDIQVAHQTLMLDPMGNMSEIPPKVPNREASLYSPPSTLPRNSPTKRVDVPTTPAVPMTSLERQRGYHKNSSQRHSISALPKNLNSPNGVLLSRQPSINRGGYMAPTAGTKMDYMQGTPVSVHLQPSLSRQSSYTSNGTLPRTGIKRTPSLKPDVPPKPSFVPQTTSVRPLNKYSY encoded by the exons GTAGCTGAGCCGTGCTGCCGCCAAGGCCGCGCTCCCCCGGGCCCCGCCATGAGGCTCCCCGCGCTCTGTGCCCTGGTGACGCTGCTGCTGAGCCTGTCCCGCTGCCGCGCCGGCAGCTTCCCCGAGGACGAGGACCCCATTAACGTCGTGGACTACCACT ATTCAAGGCAATATCCAGTATTTAGAGGACGCCCTTCAGGCAATGAATCTCAGCACAGACTGGACTTCCAACTAATGTTGAAAATTCGAGACACACTTTATATCACTGGCAG GGACCAGGTTTATACTGTAAACTTAAATGAAGTTCCAAAATCAGAAGTTACCCCAAGCAAG AAATTAACATGGAGAtcaaagcagcaggacagagagaaCTGTGCTATGAAAGGCAAACATAAA GATGAATGCCATAACTTCATTAAAGTCTTTGTTCCAAGAAATGATGAGATGGTGTTTGTCTGTGGAACAAATGCATTTAACCCTATGTGCAGATACTATCGG ttGAATACATTAGAGTATGATGGGGAGGAAATTAGTGGTTTGGCAAGATGCCCATTTGATGCCAGACAAACCAATGTCGCCCTCTTTGCTG ATGGAAAATTGTATTCAGCAACAGTAGCAGATTTCCTGGCAAGCGATGCTGTTATTTATCGCAGCATGGGGGATGGATCTGCCTTAAGAACAATAAAGTATGATTCCAAATGGATAAAAG AACCACACTTCCTCCATGCCATAGAATATGGGAACTACGTTTATTTCTTCTTCCGAGAAATTGCTGTTGAGCACAACACTTTAGGCAAG GCTGTGTATTCCCGTGTGGCACGCATCTGCAAAAATGACATGGGGGGCTCCCAAAGGGTCCTGGAGAAACACTGGACATCTTTTCTGAAAGCTCGGCTCAACTGCTCAGTTCCTGGGGATTCATTCTTCTACTTTGATGTTCTGCAGTCCATCACAGATATAATAGAAATCAATGGAGTGCCCACCGTTGTCGGTGTATTCACCACACAGCTCAACAG CATCCCTGGTTCAGCAGTGTGTGCTTTCAGCATGGATGACATCGAGAAAGTCTTCAAAGGGAgatttaaagaacaaaagacTCCTGACTCTGTTTGGACAGCTGTACCTGAAGACAAAGTACCAAAGCCAAG ACCTGGCTGCTGTGCAAAACACGGCCTAGCAGAGGCTTACAAAACCTCCATTGATTTCCCGGACGAAACGCTCTCCTTCATCAAATCTCACCCTTTGATGGACTCAGCTGTTCCCTCAGTCACTGAGGAGCCCTGGTTTACCAAAACACGTGTCAG ATACAGACTGACAGCAATTGCTGTAGACCACGCCGCTGGACCCTACCAGAACTACACAGTCATATTTGTTGGCTCCGAAGCAGGAGTAGTGCTTAAAATCTTGGCAAAGACCAGGCCTTTTTCTTTGAATGACAGCGTATTACTGGAAGAGATTGAAGCATATAATCATGCAAA GTGCAATGCAGAGAGCGAGGAGGACAGAAGAGTCATTTCCCTCCAGCTGGACAGAGACCACCATGCTCTGTTCGTGGCGTTCTCCAGCTGCGTCGTTAGAATTCCCCTGAGTCGCTGTGAGCGTCACGGGTCATGTAAAAA GGCATGTATTGCTTCACGGGACCCGTACTGTGGCTGGTTAGACCATGAGGCATGTGGAAGAGTGACACCAGGCATGCT CACTGGAGGATACGTACAAGATGTCGAATATGGCAACACAGCACAGCTTGGGGACTGCCATG AAATTTTGCCTACTACAGCTACACCAGATTACAAAATATTTGGCGACCCAACATCTG ACATGGAGTTCTCCTCAGCTTCCATTACCACAATGGCAAGTATCCCAGTTATATCACCTAAAGTGATTGGTTCCTGGAAACCTAAAGTGACTGGCTCTCGGAAATTTGTAGTTCAAGATGACCCAAACACTTCTGATTATTCTGATCCATTATCAGGTGTCCCAAAGG GTGTGAGGTGGGAAGTGCAATCAGGAGAGTCCAACCAAATGGTACATATGAATGTCCTAATCACTTGTGTCTTTGCCGCTTTTGTCCTGGGAGCCTTTATTGCGGGAGTGGCCGTTTACTGTTACCGGGATATATTTGTACGGAAATCCAGGAAAATCCACAAAGATGCGGAATCGGCTCAGTCCTGCACTGACTCCAGCGGCAGCTTTGCCAAACTGAACGGGCTGTTTGACAGTCCTGTCAAGGAATATCAGCAGAACATTGATTCACCCAAACTGTACACAAACCTGCTGACCAGCAGGAAGGAGTTGCCTCCAAACGGTGATACCAAGTCCATGATGATGGACCACAGGGGACAGCCTCCAGAATTAGCTGCGCTTCCAACTCCTGAATCAACACCAGTTCTTCAGCAAAAGACTCTGCAGGCTATGAAAAGTCAGTCAGACAAAGCGCATGGTAACCTCAATGCTTCACGAAAGGAAACCCCACTAAAAAGccctcagttttttccttccagtcctCCACCCCACTCTCCTCTAAGTCATGGACATATTCCTAGTGCTATTGTTCTTCCCAATGCTACCCATGACTACAACACATCTTTCTCAAATTCTAATGCGCACAAGGCAGACAAAAAGGTGCAGCATATTGATCATCCACTTACAAAATCATCCAGCAAAAGAGACCACAGGAGATCTGTTGATTCCAGGAACACCCTGAATGATTTTCTGAAACACTTAAATGAAACTACTAATAATCCCAAAGCAATTATGGGAGATATTCAAGTGGCCCACCAGACTTTAATGCTGGATCCAATGGGCAATATGTCTGAGATCCCACCTAAGGTTCCCAACAGGGAGGCGTCTTTATACTCTCCACCATCGACTCTTCCGAGAAACAGTCCCACAAAACGAGTGGACGTTCCCACCACTCCTGCAGTACCAATGACCTCTTTGGAAAGGCAGAGGGGTTATCacaaaaattcttcacagaggCACTCAATATCTGCCCTTCCTAAAAACTTAAACTCACCAAATGGTGTTTTGTTATCCAGACAGCCAAGTATTAATCGTGGGGGGTACATGGCTCCCACGGCAGGCACAAAGATGGACTACATGCAAGGGACGCCTGTCAGCGTTCACCTCCAGCCTTCCTTGTCCAGGCAAAGCAGCTACACGAGCAACGGCACCCTGCCTCGCACAGGAATAAAGAGGACACCCTCCCTAAAACCCGACGTGCCACCAAAACCCTCATTCGTCCCGCAGACTACATCAGTCAGACCACTGAACAAATACAGCTACTAG
- the SEMA6D gene encoding semaphorin-6D isoform X6: METNTGVSSELRPCRGGGQLRARPPAENNAQVAEPCCRQGRAPPGPAMRLPALCALVTLLLSLSRCRAGSFPEDEDPINVVDYHYSRQYPVFRGRPSGNESQHRLDFQLMLKIRDTLYITGRDQVYTVNLNEVPKSEVTPSKKLTWRSKQQDRENCAMKGKHKDECHNFIKVFVPRNDEMVFVCGTNAFNPMCRYYRLNTLEYDGEEISGLARCPFDARQTNVALFADGKLYSATVADFLASDAVIYRSMGDGSALRTIKYDSKWIKEPHFLHAIEYGNYVYFFFREIAVEHNTLGKAVYSRVARICKNDMGGSQRVLEKHWTSFLKARLNCSVPGDSFFYFDVLQSITDIIEINGVPTVVGVFTTQLNSIPGSAVCAFSMDDIEKVFKGRFKEQKTPDSVWTAVPEDKVPKPRPGCCAKHGLAEAYKTSIDFPDETLSFIKSHPLMDSAVPSVTEEPWFTKTRVRYRLTAIAVDHAAGPYQNYTVIFVGSEAGVVLKILAKTRPFSLNDSVLLEEIEAYNHAKCNAESEEDRRVISLQLDRDHHALFVAFSSCVVRIPLSRCERHGSCKKACIASRDPYCGWLDHEACGRVTPGMLFSLFVSYNHSTGGYVQDVEYGNTAQLGDCHEILPTTATPDYKIFGDPTSGVRWEVQSGESNQMVHMNVLITCVFAAFVLGAFIAGVAVYCYRDIFVRKSRKIHKDAESAQSCTDSSGSFAKLNGLFDSPVKEYQQNIDSPKLYTNLLTSRKELPPNGDTKSMMMDHRGQPPELAALPTPESTPVLQQKTLQAMKSQSDKAHGNLNASRKETPLKSPQFFPSSPPPHSPLSHGHIPSAIVLPNATHDYNTSFSNSNAHKADKKVQHIDHPLTKSSSKRDHRRSVDSRNTLNDFLKHLNETTNNPKAIMGDIQVAHQTLMLDPMGNMSEIPPKVPNREASLYSPPSTLPRNSPTKRVDVPTTPAVPMTSLERQRGYHKNSSQRHSISALPKNLNSPNGVLLSRQPSINRGGYMAPTAGTKMDYMQGTPVSVHLQPSLSRQSSYTSNGTLPRTGIKRTPSLKPDVPPKPSFVPQTTSVRPLNKYSY; this comes from the exons GTAGCTGAGCCGTGCTGCCGCCAAGGCCGCGCTCCCCCGGGCCCCGCCATGAGGCTCCCCGCGCTCTGTGCCCTGGTGACGCTGCTGCTGAGCCTGTCCCGCTGCCGCGCCGGCAGCTTCCCCGAGGACGAGGACCCCATTAACGTCGTGGACTACCACT ATTCAAGGCAATATCCAGTATTTAGAGGACGCCCTTCAGGCAATGAATCTCAGCACAGACTGGACTTCCAACTAATGTTGAAAATTCGAGACACACTTTATATCACTGGCAG GGACCAGGTTTATACTGTAAACTTAAATGAAGTTCCAAAATCAGAAGTTACCCCAAGCAAG AAATTAACATGGAGAtcaaagcagcaggacagagagaaCTGTGCTATGAAAGGCAAACATAAA GATGAATGCCATAACTTCATTAAAGTCTTTGTTCCAAGAAATGATGAGATGGTGTTTGTCTGTGGAACAAATGCATTTAACCCTATGTGCAGATACTATCGG ttGAATACATTAGAGTATGATGGGGAGGAAATTAGTGGTTTGGCAAGATGCCCATTTGATGCCAGACAAACCAATGTCGCCCTCTTTGCTG ATGGAAAATTGTATTCAGCAACAGTAGCAGATTTCCTGGCAAGCGATGCTGTTATTTATCGCAGCATGGGGGATGGATCTGCCTTAAGAACAATAAAGTATGATTCCAAATGGATAAAAG AACCACACTTCCTCCATGCCATAGAATATGGGAACTACGTTTATTTCTTCTTCCGAGAAATTGCTGTTGAGCACAACACTTTAGGCAAG GCTGTGTATTCCCGTGTGGCACGCATCTGCAAAAATGACATGGGGGGCTCCCAAAGGGTCCTGGAGAAACACTGGACATCTTTTCTGAAAGCTCGGCTCAACTGCTCAGTTCCTGGGGATTCATTCTTCTACTTTGATGTTCTGCAGTCCATCACAGATATAATAGAAATCAATGGAGTGCCCACCGTTGTCGGTGTATTCACCACACAGCTCAACAG CATCCCTGGTTCAGCAGTGTGTGCTTTCAGCATGGATGACATCGAGAAAGTCTTCAAAGGGAgatttaaagaacaaaagacTCCTGACTCTGTTTGGACAGCTGTACCTGAAGACAAAGTACCAAAGCCAAG ACCTGGCTGCTGTGCAAAACACGGCCTAGCAGAGGCTTACAAAACCTCCATTGATTTCCCGGACGAAACGCTCTCCTTCATCAAATCTCACCCTTTGATGGACTCAGCTGTTCCCTCAGTCACTGAGGAGCCCTGGTTTACCAAAACACGTGTCAG ATACAGACTGACAGCAATTGCTGTAGACCACGCCGCTGGACCCTACCAGAACTACACAGTCATATTTGTTGGCTCCGAAGCAGGAGTAGTGCTTAAAATCTTGGCAAAGACCAGGCCTTTTTCTTTGAATGACAGCGTATTACTGGAAGAGATTGAAGCATATAATCATGCAAA GTGCAATGCAGAGAGCGAGGAGGACAGAAGAGTCATTTCCCTCCAGCTGGACAGAGACCACCATGCTCTGTTCGTGGCGTTCTCCAGCTGCGTCGTTAGAATTCCCCTGAGTCGCTGTGAGCGTCACGGGTCATGTAAAAA GGCATGTATTGCTTCACGGGACCCGTACTGTGGCTGGTTAGACCATGAGGCATGTGGAAGAGTGACACCAGGCATGCT GTtctctttgtttgtttcataCAACCACAGCACTGGAGGATACGTACAAGATGTCGAATATGGCAACACAGCACAGCTTGGGGACTGCCATG AAATTTTGCCTACTACAGCTACACCAGATTACAAAATATTTGGCGACCCAACATCTG GTGTGAGGTGGGAAGTGCAATCAGGAGAGTCCAACCAAATGGTACATATGAATGTCCTAATCACTTGTGTCTTTGCCGCTTTTGTCCTGGGAGCCTTTATTGCGGGAGTGGCCGTTTACTGTTACCGGGATATATTTGTACGGAAATCCAGGAAAATCCACAAAGATGCGGAATCGGCTCAGTCCTGCACTGACTCCAGCGGCAGCTTTGCCAAACTGAACGGGCTGTTTGACAGTCCTGTCAAGGAATATCAGCAGAACATTGATTCACCCAAACTGTACACAAACCTGCTGACCAGCAGGAAGGAGTTGCCTCCAAACGGTGATACCAAGTCCATGATGATGGACCACAGGGGACAGCCTCCAGAATTAGCTGCGCTTCCAACTCCTGAATCAACACCAGTTCTTCAGCAAAAGACTCTGCAGGCTATGAAAAGTCAGTCAGACAAAGCGCATGGTAACCTCAATGCTTCACGAAAGGAAACCCCACTAAAAAGccctcagttttttccttccagtcctCCACCCCACTCTCCTCTAAGTCATGGACATATTCCTAGTGCTATTGTTCTTCCCAATGCTACCCATGACTACAACACATCTTTCTCAAATTCTAATGCGCACAAGGCAGACAAAAAGGTGCAGCATATTGATCATCCACTTACAAAATCATCCAGCAAAAGAGACCACAGGAGATCTGTTGATTCCAGGAACACCCTGAATGATTTTCTGAAACACTTAAATGAAACTACTAATAATCCCAAAGCAATTATGGGAGATATTCAAGTGGCCCACCAGACTTTAATGCTGGATCCAATGGGCAATATGTCTGAGATCCCACCTAAGGTTCCCAACAGGGAGGCGTCTTTATACTCTCCACCATCGACTCTTCCGAGAAACAGTCCCACAAAACGAGTGGACGTTCCCACCACTCCTGCAGTACCAATGACCTCTTTGGAAAGGCAGAGGGGTTATCacaaaaattcttcacagaggCACTCAATATCTGCCCTTCCTAAAAACTTAAACTCACCAAATGGTGTTTTGTTATCCAGACAGCCAAGTATTAATCGTGGGGGGTACATGGCTCCCACGGCAGGCACAAAGATGGACTACATGCAAGGGACGCCTGTCAGCGTTCACCTCCAGCCTTCCTTGTCCAGGCAAAGCAGCTACACGAGCAACGGCACCCTGCCTCGCACAGGAATAAAGAGGACACCCTCCCTAAAACCCGACGTGCCACCAAAACCCTCATTCGTCCCGCAGACTACATCAGTCAGACCACTGAACAAATACAGCTACTAG
- the SEMA6D gene encoding semaphorin-6D isoform X1 — METNTGVSSELRPCRGGGQLRARPPAENNAQVAEPCCRQGRAPPGPAMRLPALCALVTLLLSLSRCRAGSFPEDEDPINVVDYHYSRQYPVFRGRPSGNESQHRLDFQLMLKIRDTLYITGRDQVYTVNLNEVPKSEVTPSKKLTWRSKQQDRENCAMKGKHKDECHNFIKVFVPRNDEMVFVCGTNAFNPMCRYYRLNTLEYDGEEISGLARCPFDARQTNVALFADGKLYSATVADFLASDAVIYRSMGDGSALRTIKYDSKWIKEPHFLHAIEYGNYVYFFFREIAVEHNTLGKAVYSRVARICKNDMGGSQRVLEKHWTSFLKARLNCSVPGDSFFYFDVLQSITDIIEINGVPTVVGVFTTQLNSIPGSAVCAFSMDDIEKVFKGRFKEQKTPDSVWTAVPEDKVPKPRPGCCAKHGLAEAYKTSIDFPDETLSFIKSHPLMDSAVPSVTEEPWFTKTRVRYRLTAIAVDHAAGPYQNYTVIFVGSEAGVVLKILAKTRPFSLNDSVLLEEIEAYNHAKCNAESEEDRRVISLQLDRDHHALFVAFSSCVVRIPLSRCERHGSCKKACIASRDPYCGWLDHEACGRVTPGMLFSLFVSYNHSTGGYVQDVEYGNTAQLGDCHEILPTTATPDYKIFGDPTSDMEFSSASITTMASIPVISPKVIGSWKPKVTGSRKFVVQDDPNTSDYSDPLSGVPKGVRWEVQSGESNQMVHMNVLITCVFAAFVLGAFIAGVAVYCYRDIFVRKSRKIHKDAESAQSCTDSSGSFAKLNGLFDSPVKEYQQNIDSPKLYTNLLTSRKELPPNGDTKSMMMDHRGQPPELAALPTPESTPVLQQKTLQAMKSQSDKAHGNLNASRKETPLKSPQFFPSSPPPHSPLSHGHIPSAIVLPNATHDYNTSFSNSNAHKADKKVQHIDHPLTKSSSKRDHRRSVDSRNTLNDFLKHLNETTNNPKAIMGDIQVAHQTLMLDPMGNMSEIPPKVPNREASLYSPPSTLPRNSPTKRVDVPTTPAVPMTSLERQRGYHKNSSQRHSISALPKNLNSPNGVLLSRQPSINRGGYMAPTAGTKMDYMQGTPVSVHLQPSLSRQSSYTSNGTLPRTGIKRTPSLKPDVPPKPSFVPQTTSVRPLNKYSY; from the exons GTAGCTGAGCCGTGCTGCCGCCAAGGCCGCGCTCCCCCGGGCCCCGCCATGAGGCTCCCCGCGCTCTGTGCCCTGGTGACGCTGCTGCTGAGCCTGTCCCGCTGCCGCGCCGGCAGCTTCCCCGAGGACGAGGACCCCATTAACGTCGTGGACTACCACT ATTCAAGGCAATATCCAGTATTTAGAGGACGCCCTTCAGGCAATGAATCTCAGCACAGACTGGACTTCCAACTAATGTTGAAAATTCGAGACACACTTTATATCACTGGCAG GGACCAGGTTTATACTGTAAACTTAAATGAAGTTCCAAAATCAGAAGTTACCCCAAGCAAG AAATTAACATGGAGAtcaaagcagcaggacagagagaaCTGTGCTATGAAAGGCAAACATAAA GATGAATGCCATAACTTCATTAAAGTCTTTGTTCCAAGAAATGATGAGATGGTGTTTGTCTGTGGAACAAATGCATTTAACCCTATGTGCAGATACTATCGG ttGAATACATTAGAGTATGATGGGGAGGAAATTAGTGGTTTGGCAAGATGCCCATTTGATGCCAGACAAACCAATGTCGCCCTCTTTGCTG ATGGAAAATTGTATTCAGCAACAGTAGCAGATTTCCTGGCAAGCGATGCTGTTATTTATCGCAGCATGGGGGATGGATCTGCCTTAAGAACAATAAAGTATGATTCCAAATGGATAAAAG AACCACACTTCCTCCATGCCATAGAATATGGGAACTACGTTTATTTCTTCTTCCGAGAAATTGCTGTTGAGCACAACACTTTAGGCAAG GCTGTGTATTCCCGTGTGGCACGCATCTGCAAAAATGACATGGGGGGCTCCCAAAGGGTCCTGGAGAAACACTGGACATCTTTTCTGAAAGCTCGGCTCAACTGCTCAGTTCCTGGGGATTCATTCTTCTACTTTGATGTTCTGCAGTCCATCACAGATATAATAGAAATCAATGGAGTGCCCACCGTTGTCGGTGTATTCACCACACAGCTCAACAG CATCCCTGGTTCAGCAGTGTGTGCTTTCAGCATGGATGACATCGAGAAAGTCTTCAAAGGGAgatttaaagaacaaaagacTCCTGACTCTGTTTGGACAGCTGTACCTGAAGACAAAGTACCAAAGCCAAG ACCTGGCTGCTGTGCAAAACACGGCCTAGCAGAGGCTTACAAAACCTCCATTGATTTCCCGGACGAAACGCTCTCCTTCATCAAATCTCACCCTTTGATGGACTCAGCTGTTCCCTCAGTCACTGAGGAGCCCTGGTTTACCAAAACACGTGTCAG ATACAGACTGACAGCAATTGCTGTAGACCACGCCGCTGGACCCTACCAGAACTACACAGTCATATTTGTTGGCTCCGAAGCAGGAGTAGTGCTTAAAATCTTGGCAAAGACCAGGCCTTTTTCTTTGAATGACAGCGTATTACTGGAAGAGATTGAAGCATATAATCATGCAAA GTGCAATGCAGAGAGCGAGGAGGACAGAAGAGTCATTTCCCTCCAGCTGGACAGAGACCACCATGCTCTGTTCGTGGCGTTCTCCAGCTGCGTCGTTAGAATTCCCCTGAGTCGCTGTGAGCGTCACGGGTCATGTAAAAA GGCATGTATTGCTTCACGGGACCCGTACTGTGGCTGGTTAGACCATGAGGCATGTGGAAGAGTGACACCAGGCATGCT GTtctctttgtttgtttcataCAACCACAGCACTGGAGGATACGTACAAGATGTCGAATATGGCAACACAGCACAGCTTGGGGACTGCCATG AAATTTTGCCTACTACAGCTACACCAGATTACAAAATATTTGGCGACCCAACATCTG ACATGGAGTTCTCCTCAGCTTCCATTACCACAATGGCAAGTATCCCAGTTATATCACCTAAAGTGATTGGTTCCTGGAAACCTAAAGTGACTGGCTCTCGGAAATTTGTAGTTCAAGATGACCCAAACACTTCTGATTATTCTGATCCATTATCAGGTGTCCCAAAGG GTGTGAGGTGGGAAGTGCAATCAGGAGAGTCCAACCAAATGGTACATATGAATGTCCTAATCACTTGTGTCTTTGCCGCTTTTGTCCTGGGAGCCTTTATTGCGGGAGTGGCCGTTTACTGTTACCGGGATATATTTGTACGGAAATCCAGGAAAATCCACAAAGATGCGGAATCGGCTCAGTCCTGCACTGACTCCAGCGGCAGCTTTGCCAAACTGAACGGGCTGTTTGACAGTCCTGTCAAGGAATATCAGCAGAACATTGATTCACCCAAACTGTACACAAACCTGCTGACCAGCAGGAAGGAGTTGCCTCCAAACGGTGATACCAAGTCCATGATGATGGACCACAGGGGACAGCCTCCAGAATTAGCTGCGCTTCCAACTCCTGAATCAACACCAGTTCTTCAGCAAAAGACTCTGCAGGCTATGAAAAGTCAGTCAGACAAAGCGCATGGTAACCTCAATGCTTCACGAAAGGAAACCCCACTAAAAAGccctcagttttttccttccagtcctCCACCCCACTCTCCTCTAAGTCATGGACATATTCCTAGTGCTATTGTTCTTCCCAATGCTACCCATGACTACAACACATCTTTCTCAAATTCTAATGCGCACAAGGCAGACAAAAAGGTGCAGCATATTGATCATCCACTTACAAAATCATCCAGCAAAAGAGACCACAGGAGATCTGTTGATTCCAGGAACACCCTGAATGATTTTCTGAAACACTTAAATGAAACTACTAATAATCCCAAAGCAATTATGGGAGATATTCAAGTGGCCCACCAGACTTTAATGCTGGATCCAATGGGCAATATGTCTGAGATCCCACCTAAGGTTCCCAACAGGGAGGCGTCTTTATACTCTCCACCATCGACTCTTCCGAGAAACAGTCCCACAAAACGAGTGGACGTTCCCACCACTCCTGCAGTACCAATGACCTCTTTGGAAAGGCAGAGGGGTTATCacaaaaattcttcacagaggCACTCAATATCTGCCCTTCCTAAAAACTTAAACTCACCAAATGGTGTTTTGTTATCCAGACAGCCAAGTATTAATCGTGGGGGGTACATGGCTCCCACGGCAGGCACAAAGATGGACTACATGCAAGGGACGCCTGTCAGCGTTCACCTCCAGCCTTCCTTGTCCAGGCAAAGCAGCTACACGAGCAACGGCACCCTGCCTCGCACAGGAATAAAGAGGACACCCTCCCTAAAACCCGACGTGCCACCAAAACCCTCATTCGTCCCGCAGACTACATCAGTCAGACCACTGAACAAATACAGCTACTAG